From a single Pseudalkalibacillus hwajinpoensis genomic region:
- the yaaA gene encoding S4 domain-containing protein YaaA, which translates to MNEIKLIKEYITLGQLLQEAGVINTGGMAKWFLAEYEVYVNGELEDRRGKKLYDQDVITIPGVGEFVVSS; encoded by the coding sequence ATGAATGAAATTAAATTAATAAAAGAATACATTACGCTTGGTCAACTTCTTCAGGAGGCCGGGGTAATCAATACAGGCGGAATGGCAAAATGGTTTCTGGCGGAATATGAGGTCTATGTAAACGGCGAACTAGAAGACCGACGTGGCAAGAAACTATATGATCAGGATGTCATCACGATTCCTGGCGTTGGAGAGTTTGTTGTATCTAGCTGA